A window of the Theileria parva strain Muguga chromosome 2, complete sequence, whole genome shotgun sequence genome harbors these coding sequences:
- a CDS encoding SNF5 / SMARCB1 / INI1 family protein: protein MDMTLSEALYAYEVLVKQGKYFISEASTKDKTDEDKKILKNIGCKYYYYYLFHYFKNLRQPRQNITKPQPTSNKSVDKEKKVRRLVSTYNQYHSILMQSVYLDKFYDVIPRNSALAPIKLFLYPSPVFSKNVQPIPFAFMWNMFDSDKSVEIFTRIISKEHGVPYDKGLSIEFEKQIIEASIIECDFALLVEMLAERNKISHTFHSRFNIVVTVDVQIDANKNLNLGPISWNMLNSDWEVNELINNVVADMGINREYFQLVLYSFKTEIINKKKDMIYRYSNRLFRYSRKHNLRIPFICKRGSSTLYEDKPFLLSQTINFPSKIRHLFQSSYKERLQICSKPYI from the exons ATGGATATGACCCTTTCAGAGGCGTTATATGCCTACGAAGTCCTGGTGAAACAGGGGAAGTATTTCATATCCGAAGCGTCAACCAAAG ACAAAACTGATGAGGAtaagaaaattttgaaGAACATCGGctgtaaatattattattattatttgtttcattatttcaaaaatttaCGCCAGCCTCGCCAAAATATCACCAAACCGCAACCTACCAGTAATAAATCAG TAGATAAGGAGAAAAAGGTTCGCAGACTAGTATCAACGTACAACCAGTACCACTCAATTTTAATGCAGTCAGTATATTTGGACAAGTTTTATGACGTGATTCCTAGAAATTCGGCTCTCGCCCCTATTAAGCTATTTTTGTATCCTAGCCCTGTTTTCTCTAAGAATGTACAACCGATCCCATTCGCATTCATGTGGAACATGTTTGACAGTGATAAATCTGTAGAAATTTTCACCCGAATAATTTCTAAAGAGCATGGAGTTCCGTACGACAAAGGCTTGTCCATTGAGTTTGAGAAGCAAATAATCGAGGCTTCAATCATAGAGTGTGACTTCGCTCTCCTGGTGGAAATGCTCGCTGaaagaaataaaatatcCCATACCTTTCACTCACGCTTTAATATTGTTGTGACGGTTGATGTCCAAATTGACGCCAACAAAAATCTAAACTTGGGCCCAATCAGCTGGAATATGCTAAACTCAGATTGGGAAGTAAATGAGCTAATCAACAACGTAGTGGCCGATATGGGCATTAACAGAGAATATTTCCAGCTCGTTTTGTACTCTTTTAAAActgaaattataaacaaaaaAAAA GATATGATATATAGGTATTCGAATCGCCTATTTAGGTATTCGAGAAAGCATAACTTGAGGATTCCGTTCATTTGTAAAAGAGGGTCATCGACCCTTTACGAGGACAAACCGTTCTTACTCTCACAAACCATAAATTTCCCCTCGAAAATTAGGCACCTCTTTCAATCCTCTTATAAAGAAAGACTACAAATTTGTTCTAAACCGTATATTTAA